The nucleotide sequence TGTATATTTGTATATTTTGGgcactttttaattaattataatataATTGATTTTCAGACTGACCTCTTCGGATTAGCTGGAACTATGTATATATTATTAGTAGGAAAATACATGGTGACGCAGAAACGAGACGGAGCCTGGGTTTTTGATAAAGCATTACCTAGGTCAGTATAATTTcattaattcatcaatttctagCCACCTTAGAAAAATTCAACCCTTCAAGAACcctttttctttctcaattataataattacatttttcatttttatataaaattcgtttcaatttcaCAGGTATTACCATCCGGACATTTGGATGCCGATTTTCCACAATTTATTAAACATTCCCTCATGCAACGTGCTGCCAAATTTATCTGACTTTAGGAAAATACTCGAcgaatttttctcgaataaaatCGGTAAATTTACTTTATCCCGAGAAATGAATAACGTATTATCCgtattgaacaaaaaataattctaaaaagttttcattcaacTTAAATcgcattttcttttttataatgaaaattttgtgcatttttttatttagtcATTTGTGTGTAACTGTTTTATACGAATGTGTGTTAATTTCTTGTGTATTCGAGTGATTTTAATGATCGTAACATAGAAATATGTTTGTAAGATTTAATTACTAAACTATTTATACTTGttgtataaaatttgaattaaaatattctttttaatagttctatttttattttacaaacgCGAGACCTTCGATTTTAACAAAAGTACAAGGTGAATTCAATcaaggaggaaaaaaactttGCAATCGTAATCTATTTCAAGCGCCGAAACTTGAGAAATAACGAGTCAATTTTCTTAAACGTCGCTTTGAAATGATTTCGAACACTGGACGAGAATATTTTCGCATTATACATTCTCAAAGACTTCTAgaactcttttcaaaaaaataaaacacaaaatgaatgaaaaaaacatctatTACCGAATACTATCATACCGCATACAGGAACATTTATTCGTTACAAAAtaagacaaaaaaaagtaaacaaaactCGAAAGAAACAATACACcgataataataaaattactaaCAGATCTACACCCCTTTTGAGAAAATGTGAACTAGTCACTTCAAACCCTTCGCCCTGGCCACCccctcgtaaaaaaaaattgaaaaataaaaaaactactaGAAAAACCTCTTCACCATTTTCTTAATGCCGTTAACTTTCTTCTCTTTAACCGGTGTTGAAGGTAGAGACGAATCTTGATCACTAGATACATCGTAAACAGGCGATAAACTCGGTGCCCCGTTTAGCTGTCCTGACAGTCTTTTATTTCTCACTGAAGTAGCCGTTTTGAAAAACGGCGGCGGGTATTTGTTTTCGTCTTGTCTGTAGCTCTCGGTCGTTGGTTTCTTCCCATCAACGTGCATAGTTCGGCTGTAATCGATTCTACCCCAAGAATGTTCGTCTATTTCGGAAGCAGAAGCGCTTCTAGATAGAGGAGCGGTGCTAAATTTATTCAGCAGTGGTTTCCTATTCATCAAATTATCACCGGTTTCTAAATTAATAGCGTTAGCGTTCGATTTTAATAAAAGCTCTTTTCGTTTTCTTCTTTTGCGACGGTTTTCCGATCTCGAACTGCGGTTTGTTTCGTAGATTAGTAAATCTTGGTGCGTTGCGCCTTTAAACGACAGAAAtgataaattatttgaaaatgtacGAATATTTTAAGTTTcgtaacgttgaaaaaataattataacgtACCGTCTATTTTCAAAGCTTCTTCGCTAGGACGTCTTTTCTGCGGTTTGGTCGTTTTATTGATATTTAAATCGTCCAAAGATTGTCTTCGTTTAACAGACGTACCGGCCGAAGATATATCATCCTGAGATGGTCTATTACGATGCCACTCCAAACTAAACTTacgtttggaaatttcaacgttCGGAATACCACGACAAAGACAAACGATCGCgataaatattacaatttcgatgaaaataatcaaactaTGTTCGCCAACCATAATGAACTgtaatttgaagggaaaaaaatattatacagatgtttttttgtcaaatatttcgACTAGTAAAGTATACGAACCTTATAACTCCAACTATCTCTTTCGGCGATCAAAGCATCAACGGCGACTGTCAACTCGGCAACGTGTTGAGATAAAGTATTAATTTCTTGAGATCTACGAGCCTCTCTTTCGAGATTTTTCTGACGATCTTCGGCGGCTTCTTCGATCTGTTTTTTATATCGTTTACTCAACTCTTCCAAATACTGTCCGCTCAAAGACATATTACGTTCGAGAGCCTAAAAAAAGAcgtaaatttaatcaaaacGTCGCATAATAGGTATGCAgtctgatcaaattttaattcaacttaCTTTAATACGATTAGCTAATCTAACAAATACTGATTCTTTCTGTAAAGGAGGTTTAGGTGTGGACGTTTGCGTAGAAGTTGAAGAACTTTGCTGACTGGCTTCAGATTTTTCCAATTCCGATATCAACGAATCTAATGAATTCGAATCTTCGACGATTTCTACACTGCTGTGATCGACTTCTTTGATAGGTTCGTTGTctaattgagaagaaaaaagatGAGTTAGATTACGATCGAGATATTTGCTCGAGATTTCTTCAGGGTTAGCTGAATTTTCATGTAAGAAAAAAGCtccatgaaaataaatttaaattacataattaatttcaatcattctggattttttaagcatttttcgatgatttgatTGAGGGACGATGGTGAAAGGAGGGATTTTCAATCCAAGATTGAGACAAGCCTTGATTTCTGGTGAGAAAGGAGGAGACAGAAAAGTTGACGTTGGAAACAAAATATCTAagcaaattaatgaaaaatggaaGTATCCCAACTCAAATTTCGttttcttcctaaaaaaaaaaatccaaattgcattttttccgACATGacaaatagtttttttttgattttcaacacgAAAAGTGATCTATCTTTTCGAATGTTGATTCGGAGatctattttccaaaaattttgatcaactgatttttttattaaatcagCTCAACATTTGGAGTATTCATTcgaattttggatattttcatcAAGAAAACTTTCGGAATAATCGAGTGACAGAAGCCAAATCAGTGGCGATTTTCAGGGGGAAGTTAGGGAAGTCAGACTTCCcctaaaatttctccaaaattctgttttttatctcaattttaccatttaaaaaaaaataaaaaacgctcaaattatctgtaattctaagtgtttttccccaaaaaatttttatttgaaaatacatacgaacGTTCTAAGCCTcacaaataaatgaaagaaacTCCCATGGTCAAGCGCGTGAGTTAGAATTTTACCACGACAGCGCCGTGGCAAAAACGTAAGTGACGCGCTAGACCAGATGAATTATTTCATGTTTGGAAGTCAGACCAGTTCTGACTGCCCTTACAACCAACGTTGTCATGGTAACATGCGTAAGAACGCGCATTTACATGCTTGGTGTGTGTGTAGTAGTACACGTAATATACCTTCTAGGGAAGTCAGGGTCCTGGTGACTTCCAGTGGATTCTCTTTTCTATTTTCTCAGATTATTTTTGCATTAACGCGATGTAAAGGAAGGCAATTTGATGAGTTATGATACGATATCGTTACCTACGGATACCTATATTATGCCCATTGtgggctgatttttttcaactgtaaaaaatcatgaaaaatgctcattttgttcaaaatagcTGACTTCCCTACATTTTCTCCTCCAGAATCGCCACTGAGCCAAATATAAAATTATATCCCACAATATCCAATCTTTGACTTCTAACCCAGACTTGGCAAGGAAATAAAAGAGCTCGTCGTTCTAGATCTATTCAAATAAACTTCTGAAGCTATCAAAAATTAATccccattcaaaatttcaatattcgaaaaattcagcTAAAAAGAACAATACGAACGTGAGTCCAAGACAAATTACCTTCACTTTCCGGCGTTTTACTCTCAATTTCAGCAGGTATTTCCGGTATAACGGCTATGTTAGGTATCACCGTAGCCATAGCAGGATCTTTCAAAATAAACGGAATTTCCGAATCACTGGCCAATGTTTTCGTCGGCTTTATCTGCGAAGAAAGCTTCTGTTCGTCATACGAGTCATCCGTCAAAGTAGTATATTCGacgattttgaaagttgaagaaGACGAAGACGGCGATGCAACTTCACTGACAGGAATCTCACTCTGATAAACGGAATCTAATAACGGAGATTTATCACATTTCTTCTGCGTTTGATTGGGTAACAGAAGTTCGCCATTTGTCATATTCAGTTTAGCTTTATTCTCAGATATAGCGATCAGATTGCAAAAAGCAGCCAACATCTCTTTCGGTAGAAGACGCAAGGCGTAGAAATCGTTGGATCTGGTGAAATTCAGGAAATTCGCTTTCACGTAAATTGGAGCTATTCCGAATGAGAAACAGACGTGGTATTTTAGCAAAGGTTTCCAAATCACGTTAATTTGTAGCATTTCGTGGAGCTCTTTTAAATAGCAACTTAATTTCGAATAAACCCTGTAAAATATATTCCATTAGATTATctcgaaaataattattcttgATAGAGGAGGAACTGAGGGAGATGCTTACTTATTAAAGAATTCTTCCGAACATTGTTTACAGAGCACTGAATATCTGGGAGTGAAACAATCCCTCGTCGTAGTGAAATTTGTACGATTTTGACTAATTACGGTCTCGTTACTGAGAGCACTTCCAGTTTGAGAAGGTGTGATGACCAAAGCTTCGGCTGCTTTTTTCACGATATTCATTACAGCGTCTCTGGCACTACCGAATAAATTATTAGACGATTctttcttcttgtttttttgatcTTGATCCGATATTATCGGCTCggttacgtcgtcgtcgttttcgaTACCGTCGTTCTCTAGCTCTTCGTCTACAGTTTCCAAAACCTAAAAACATTATTCGTTCAATTTAgagttttattcaaattgaacaaaattcgaGTGATATTTAATCACTAACTTCGAATTCGCTGGTCCCATAAACTTTAAATAT is from Planococcus citri chromosome 1, ihPlaCitr1.1, whole genome shotgun sequence and encodes:
- the LOC135831272 gene encoding SUN domain-containing ossification factor isoform X2: MCYIFNIIAVILQMLCLLTIAFMTTSHVRSFKKQDVEIFATVMDEDTAVPVVPTFRTQSSSSSSQFDTKKFASSKNASASDEWKHDVITDLNETEIHTFHDKDTVESDIKPEKSNVTTDQTVNIPLSPDTFKPVNDSGTIADREDIPSFREWTEKHLAEEEKERGDDNNTNISTNGKRPKVRNKNYASLDCGAKLIATNPEAKSAGSLLSTNRDEYLLSPCNSKIWFVVELCEAIQLKKVELANFELFSSSPKDFSVLVSDRFPSREWTTVGRFLATDVKSVQSFNLQPHHFTKYIKVEFHSHYGKEHFCPLSIFKVYGTSEFEVLETVDEELENDGIENDDDVTEPIISDQDQKNKKKESSNNLFGSARDAVMNIVKKAAEALVITPSQTGSALSNETVISQNRTNFTTTRDCFTPRYSVLCKQCSEEFFNKVYSKLSCYLKELHEMLQINVIWKPLLKYHVCFSFGIAPIYVKANFLNFTRSNDFYALRLLPKEMLAAFCNLIAISENKAKLNMTNGELLLPNQTQKKCDKSPLLDSVYQSEIPVSEVASPSSSSSTFKIVEYTTLTDDSYDEQKLSSQIKPTKTLASDSEIPFILKDPAMATVIPNIAVIPEIPAEIESKTPESEDNEPIKEVDHSSVEIVEDSNSLDSLISELEKSEASQQSSSTSTQTSTPKPPLQKESVFVRLANRIKALERNMSLSGQYLEELSKRYKKQIEEAAEDRQKNLEREARRSQEINTLSQHVAELTVAVDALIAERDSWSYKFIMVGEHSLIIFIEIVIFIAIVCLCRGIPNVEISKRKFSLEWHRNRPSQDDISSAGTSVKRRQSLDDLNINKTTKPQKRRPSEEALKIDGATHQDLLIYETNRSSRSENRRKRRKRKELLLKSNANAINLETGDNLMNRKPLLNKFSTAPLSRSASASEIDEHSWGRIDYSRTMHVDGKKPTTESYRQDENKYPPPFFKTATSVRNKRLSGQLNGAPSLSPVYDVSSDQDSSLPSTPVKEKKVNGIKKMVKRFF
- the LOC135831272 gene encoding SUN domain-containing ossification factor isoform X1, which translates into the protein MFIKFKVLIYCSTFILVTLFTIRNNVIEATKGTPDGKTCFSTESISLNTTYDDDNQYFYDDSKKSNNINRLQSILGDYISKGNKKAKEVNDELKLMFSNTEESISFKKQDVEIFATVMDEDTAVPVVPTFRTQSSSSSSQFDTKKFASSKNASASDEWKHDVITDLNETEIHTFHDKDTVESDIKPEKSNVTTDQTVNIPLSPDTFKPVNDSGTIADREDIPSFREWTEKHLAEEEKERGDDNNTNISTNGKRPKVRNKNYASLDCGAKLIATNPEAKSAGSLLSTNRDEYLLSPCNSKIWFVVELCEAIQLKKVELANFELFSSSPKDFSVLVSDRFPSREWTTVGRFLATDVKSVQSFNLQPHHFTKYIKVEFHSHYGKEHFCPLSIFKVYGTSEFEVLETVDEELENDGIENDDDVTEPIISDQDQKNKKKESSNNLFGSARDAVMNIVKKAAEALVITPSQTGSALSNETVISQNRTNFTTTRDCFTPRYSVLCKQCSEEFFNKVYSKLSCYLKELHEMLQINVIWKPLLKYHVCFSFGIAPIYVKANFLNFTRSNDFYALRLLPKEMLAAFCNLIAISENKAKLNMTNGELLLPNQTQKKCDKSPLLDSVYQSEIPVSEVASPSSSSSTFKIVEYTTLTDDSYDEQKLSSQIKPTKTLASDSEIPFILKDPAMATVIPNIAVIPEIPAEIESKTPESEDNEPIKEVDHSSVEIVEDSNSLDSLISELEKSEASQQSSSTSTQTSTPKPPLQKESVFVRLANRIKALERNMSLSGQYLEELSKRYKKQIEEAAEDRQKNLEREARRSQEINTLSQHVAELTVAVDALIAERDSWSYKFIMVGEHSLIIFIEIVIFIAIVCLCRGIPNVEISKRKFSLEWHRNRPSQDDISSAGTSVKRRQSLDDLNINKTTKPQKRRPSEEALKIDGATHQDLLIYETNRSSRSENRRKRRKRKELLLKSNANAINLETGDNLMNRKPLLNKFSTAPLSRSASASEIDEHSWGRIDYSRTMHVDGKKPTTESYRQDENKYPPPFFKTATSVRNKRLSGQLNGAPSLSPVYDVSSDQDSSLPSTPVKEKKVNGIKKMVKRFF